The following proteins come from a genomic window of Microbacterium lemovicicum:
- a CDS encoding polysaccharide biosynthesis tyrosine autokinase encodes MELRTYLRILRAHWLGLIVLVVVGVVSAFGWTLLQPKVYSADASGIVAPVRTELSGNDAGSALVAENLAKAKVGSYLDLGSWRAVAEHAIAELGLTSSPESLVNRVQVSNPTDTVNIRVVASASSPEGARDLAQAWIRAMATEVENLETSGGVSLATVQLVPGDTARLPSSPSSPNVRIALALGALAGLVLGIAYAVLRYTLDRRIRSADAVEKETGLSVVGTIPDEKSFTADNRLLPVDGISSGSHADLFGVSEAMRELRTNLQFMDVDNPPRIIVVTSPLPGDGKSTTSANLAITLAANGSKVVLIDGDLRRPMVATIFRLVDGVGVTDVLAGRATVEDVAQRVGRKGNLLVLGAGKLPPNPSEVLGSERMKNLLRTLAKDYTVIVDAPPLIPVTDAAVLSHSADGAIIITSVGKTTFEALTKALQNLERAGSRALGVVLNRVPRKGRGGYHDYRYAGDYYRSKGGEDGFDIDLTEDTAGTMVSAGAPGAASTPSPSSATRPASGVTGSPAATGTATPTVVATDSTRRSRRSKR; translated from the coding sequence GTGGAACTGAGGACGTATCTGCGCATCCTGCGCGCGCACTGGCTCGGACTGATCGTGCTGGTGGTCGTCGGCGTCGTGAGCGCCTTCGGATGGACACTGCTCCAGCCGAAGGTCTACAGCGCCGACGCGAGCGGCATCGTCGCGCCCGTGCGCACGGAGCTGTCGGGCAACGACGCCGGCTCCGCGCTCGTGGCCGAGAACCTGGCCAAGGCGAAGGTCGGCTCCTACCTCGACCTCGGGTCGTGGCGGGCCGTCGCCGAGCACGCGATCGCCGAGCTCGGCCTCACCTCCAGCCCGGAGTCGCTGGTGAACCGCGTGCAGGTGAGCAACCCGACCGACACCGTGAACATCAGGGTCGTGGCATCCGCATCCTCCCCGGAGGGCGCCCGCGATCTCGCGCAGGCCTGGATCCGCGCGATGGCCACCGAGGTCGAGAACCTCGAGACGAGTGGCGGCGTCAGCCTCGCCACGGTGCAGCTGGTGCCCGGCGACACCGCCCGGCTGCCGTCGTCGCCGAGCTCCCCGAACGTGCGGATCGCCCTGGCGCTCGGCGCCCTGGCGGGTCTCGTGCTCGGCATCGCCTACGCGGTGCTGCGGTACACACTGGACCGCCGCATCCGCTCCGCCGACGCGGTGGAGAAGGAGACGGGCCTCTCGGTGGTCGGCACCATCCCCGACGAGAAGTCCTTCACCGCCGACAACCGGCTGCTGCCCGTGGACGGCATCTCCAGCGGATCGCATGCCGACCTGTTCGGCGTCTCCGAGGCGATGCGCGAGCTGCGCACCAACCTCCAGTTCATGGACGTCGACAACCCGCCGCGGATCATCGTCGTCACGAGCCCGCTCCCCGGTGACGGCAAGTCGACCACGAGTGCCAACCTGGCCATCACGCTGGCGGCCAACGGCTCCAAGGTCGTGCTCATCGACGGCGACCTCCGCCGCCCGATGGTCGCCACGATCTTCCGCCTCGTCGACGGCGTCGGCGTCACCGACGTGCTGGCCGGCCGTGCCACCGTGGAGGACGTCGCCCAGCGGGTGGGCCGCAAGGGCAACCTCCTCGTGCTCGGCGCCGGCAAGCTGCCGCCCAACCCGAGCGAGGTGCTCGGCTCCGAGCGCATGAAGAACCTGCTGCGGACACTCGCGAAGGACTACACGGTCATCGTGGACGCGCCGCCCCTGATCCCGGTGACGGATGCCGCGGTGCTCAGTCACAGCGCGGACGGCGCCATCATCATCACGAGCGTGGGCAAGACGACGTTCGAAGCGCTGACCAAGGCGCTGCAGAACCTCGAGCGCGCCGGCTCGCGCGCGCTGGGCGTCGTGCTCAACCGCGTGCCGCGCAAGGGCCGCGGCGGCTACCACGACTACCGCTACGCCGGGGACTACTACCGCTCGAAGGGCGGAGAGGACGGGTTCGACATCGACCTGACAGAGGACACCGCGGGGACCATGGTCTCCGCGGGCGCGCCGGGCGCAGCATCCACCCCTTCCCCGTCATCCGCGACGCGGCCTGCATCCGGTGTCACGGGCTCGCCCGCGGCGACCGGCACGGCCACGCCGACGGTCGTCGCGACCGACTCCACGCGCCGCTCGCGCAGAAGCAAGAGGTGA
- a CDS encoding helix-turn-helix domain-containing protein yields MLREEGTVLAGRRVARSATVAVFGTARIRHSFVPEGEAPLRLDAGPEAVGLHAVRTGAVIAETAVGPRRFLAGDAFAAGDRTPPLALRGDVEVLSLLVPRDAFVGVETPRGGEVRVITKDNPLLAPTMDFIGRAGRAQSDEISGFTAYYFERLLQEMMIGLLVSASASTPVPQGPGTFLQAVAAITAQRADPALSPRSVARHLNLSLRQLQRAFQARSTTVEREIRRARVQHAVALLRDRSYDSLSVEQIGQYSGFAGGSSLARAMAAEGFESPARVRRTSRSGH; encoded by the coding sequence ATGCTGCGCGAAGAGGGAACAGTGCTCGCCGGCCGCAGGGTCGCCCGCTCGGCGACGGTCGCCGTGTTCGGCACGGCGAGGATCCGCCACAGCTTCGTGCCCGAGGGGGAGGCGCCGCTGCGGCTGGACGCCGGCCCCGAGGCCGTCGGACTGCACGCGGTGCGCACCGGAGCGGTCATCGCCGAGACGGCCGTCGGCCCGCGGCGGTTCCTGGCCGGCGACGCATTCGCCGCCGGCGACCGCACGCCGCCGCTCGCGCTGCGCGGCGATGTCGAGGTGCTGTCGCTCCTCGTGCCCCGCGACGCCTTCGTCGGCGTGGAGACCCCGCGCGGCGGGGAGGTGCGGGTCATCACGAAGGACAACCCGCTGCTCGCGCCGACGATGGACTTCATCGGTCGCGCGGGTCGCGCGCAGAGCGACGAGATCTCCGGATTCACGGCGTACTACTTCGAGCGGCTGCTGCAGGAGATGATGATCGGCCTGCTCGTCAGCGCGTCGGCCTCCACGCCCGTGCCGCAGGGGCCGGGCACGTTCCTCCAGGCCGTGGCGGCGATCACCGCCCAGCGCGCCGACCCCGCCCTCTCGCCGCGGAGCGTCGCCCGCCACCTCAACCTCTCGCTGCGGCAGCTGCAGCGCGCGTTCCAGGCCCGTTCGACGACCGTCGAGCGGGAGATCCGGCGCGCCCGGGTGCAGCACGCGGTGGCCCTCCTCCGCGACCGCTCCTACGACTCGCTGAGCGTCGAGCAGATCGGGCAGTACTCCGGGTTCGCCGGCGGCTCGAGTCTCGCGAGGGCGATGGCGGCCGAGGGGTTCGAGTCGCCCGCCCGCGTGCGTCGCACCTCCCGCTCCGGCCACTGA
- a CDS encoding Ppx/GppA phosphatase family protein: MRLGVLDIGSNTVNLLVAEASPGAMPVATTSHRTVLRLMRFLEPDGALSEEGVRALEAAVGEARRVAERERVAAFLTIATSALREATNGAEVIARVEAVTGVPLQVLDGPGEARFTFLAIRRWFGWSAGEILMIDIGGGSLEVAAGADELPDVALSLPLGAGRVTVGFLPDDPPTEQQMGDLRAHVRARLAPVLAAMSGRTAPDHVVGSSKTIRSLARLAGTSAPGWGESERLILTRSALKDWIPRMAGMPADARQQLPGITPERTFQVVGGAVVLHATMKALDVDELEVSPWALREGVLLRYLETLD; encoded by the coding sequence GTGCGCCTGGGAGTCCTCGACATCGGTTCCAACACCGTCAACCTCCTGGTCGCCGAAGCGAGCCCCGGCGCGATGCCGGTCGCGACGACCTCGCACCGCACCGTCCTGCGTCTCATGCGCTTCCTGGAGCCCGACGGCGCGCTGAGCGAGGAGGGTGTGCGGGCGCTGGAGGCGGCCGTCGGCGAGGCGCGGCGGGTCGCCGAGCGCGAGCGCGTCGCGGCGTTCCTGACGATCGCGACGTCGGCGCTGCGCGAGGCGACGAACGGCGCCGAGGTGATCGCCCGCGTCGAGGCCGTGACCGGCGTGCCGCTGCAGGTGCTCGACGGTCCCGGCGAGGCGCGCTTCACGTTCCTCGCGATCCGCCGGTGGTTCGGATGGTCGGCCGGCGAGATCCTCATGATCGACATCGGCGGGGGCTCCCTCGAGGTCGCCGCAGGCGCCGACGAGCTGCCCGACGTGGCTCTGTCCCTGCCGCTGGGCGCCGGCCGCGTGACGGTCGGCTTCCTCCCCGACGACCCGCCCACCGAGCAGCAGATGGGCGACCTGCGGGCGCACGTCCGCGCACGGCTCGCGCCGGTGCTCGCGGCGATGTCCGGGCGCACCGCACCCGATCACGTCGTGGGGTCGTCCAAGACGATCCGGTCGCTGGCGCGCCTGGCCGGCACGTCGGCCCCGGGATGGGGCGAGAGCGAGCGGCTGATCCTGACGCGCTCAGCGCTCAAGGACTGGATCCCGCGCATGGCGGGCATGCCGGCCGACGCACGGCAGCAGCTGCCGGGCATCACCCCCGAGCGCACCTTCCAGGTCGTCGGCGGCGCCGTCGTGCTGCACGCGACGATGAAGGCCCTCGACGTCGACGAGCTCGAGGTGAGTCCGTGGGCCCTTCGCGAGGGCGTGCTGCTGCGCTACCTCGAGACGCTCGACTGA
- a CDS encoding YdcF family protein yields MRSRREWWAVITAAVLCVLAVVVAGLPVYVFPAEHRPDRADVIFIIGPITTARAQMAEQLRADGVSDRILVSIPAAGPQWAAKKLCRQDGVVCRHPEPFTTKGEAAMLSAYAQEEGLSTAAVITFTPHVARTRYIFGRCFPGETTVVGVDDPISPVGWIYQYAYQTAAFVKAAVTPCATLTDQ; encoded by the coding sequence ATGCGTTCGAGGCGCGAGTGGTGGGCGGTGATCACCGCGGCCGTCCTGTGCGTGCTGGCCGTCGTCGTGGCGGGGCTCCCCGTCTACGTCTTCCCGGCCGAGCACCGACCCGACCGCGCCGACGTGATCTTCATCATCGGACCCATCACGACGGCCCGCGCGCAGATGGCCGAGCAGCTGCGCGCCGACGGCGTGTCCGACCGGATCCTCGTCTCCATCCCCGCCGCCGGCCCGCAGTGGGCCGCGAAGAAGCTGTGCAGACAGGACGGGGTCGTCTGCCGGCATCCCGAGCCGTTCACCACCAAGGGCGAGGCGGCGATGCTCAGCGCGTACGCCCAGGAGGAGGGCCTCTCCACCGCCGCCGTCATCACCTTCACCCCTCACGTCGCGCGCACCCGCTACATCTTCGGGCGCTGCTTCCCCGGCGAGACGACCGTCGTCGGCGTCGACGACCCCATCTCCCCGGTCGGCTGGATCTACCAGTACGCCTACCAGACCGCGGCGTTCGTGAAGGCGGCGGTCACGCCCTGCGCCACCCTGACCGACCAGTAG
- the coaA gene encoding type I pantothenate kinase gives MSADEAVTAAPPSALYRALDREDWARLAPEMEQPLTAAEVVQLRGLGDRLDLQEVQEVYLPLSRLLSLYARATKSLGASTSTFLHEPDTTTPFLIGIAGSVAVGKSTIARLLRELLSRWSDTPRVELVTTDGFLYPNEELERRGLMARKGFPESYDRRALLDFLTDLKSGAPVARAPFYSHLRYDIVPDAVVTVRRPDVVIVEGLNVLAPPPSANEVSVSELFDFSIYVDAAPDDIAQWYVDRFMALKNGAFANPSSYFNAFAEMNDEEAHETALGYWTSINLPNLVENVLPTRHRATLILQKSAQHTVDRVLLRKL, from the coding sequence ATGTCCGCCGACGAGGCCGTCACGGCCGCCCCGCCCTCCGCGCTCTACCGTGCGCTCGACCGCGAGGACTGGGCCCGGCTGGCTCCCGAGATGGAGCAGCCCCTCACCGCCGCCGAGGTGGTGCAGCTGCGCGGGCTGGGCGACCGGCTCGACCTCCAGGAGGTGCAGGAGGTCTATCTGCCGCTGAGTCGTCTGCTCAGCCTGTACGCGCGGGCGACGAAGAGCCTCGGCGCCTCGACGAGCACGTTCCTGCACGAGCCCGACACCACGACGCCGTTCCTCATCGGCATCGCCGGGTCGGTGGCCGTCGGCAAGTCGACCATCGCGCGCCTGCTCCGCGAGCTGCTCAGCCGCTGGTCCGACACCCCGCGGGTGGAGCTGGTGACCACCGACGGCTTCCTCTACCCCAACGAGGAGCTCGAGCGTCGCGGACTCATGGCCCGCAAGGGGTTCCCGGAGTCCTACGACCGCCGCGCGCTGCTGGATTTCCTCACCGACCTCAAGAGCGGCGCTCCCGTCGCCCGCGCCCCCTTCTACTCGCACCTGCGCTACGACATCGTGCCCGACGCCGTGGTCACCGTCCGCCGCCCGGACGTCGTCATCGTCGAGGGGCTGAACGTGCTGGCACCGCCGCCGAGCGCGAACGAGGTCTCCGTCAGCGAGCTGTTCGACTTCTCCATCTACGTGGATGCCGCACCCGACGACATCGCGCAGTGGTACGTCGACCGCTTCATGGCCCTGAAGAACGGCGCGTTCGCCAACCCGTCCTCCTACTTCAACGCCTTCGCCGAGATGAACGACGAGGAGGCGCACGAGACGGCGCTCGGCTACTGGACGAGCATCAACCTGCCGAACCTCGTCGAGAACGTGCTGCCCACCCGCCACCGGGCGACGCTCATCCTCCAGAAGTCCGCTCAGCACACCGTCGATCGCGTGCTCCTGCGCAAGCTCTGA
- the glmS gene encoding glutamine--fructose-6-phosphate transaminase (isomerizing), whose protein sequence is MCGIVGYVGPRPSEPILVAGLARLEYRGYDSAGVAVIDHDGGLGMRKRAGKLKVLRDDLAAHPLPAGTTGIGHTRWATHGGPTDGNAHPHLADDDKLALIHNGIIENFAEIKAELLSEGYTFRSETDTEAAAILLGREYHAADGDLQAAFRAVVVRLEGAFTLLAMHQDHPGLVVGARRNSPLVIGLGEGENFLGSDVAAFVEHTRNALAIGQDQIVAITPEGVTVTDFDGNDVEVEPFEVLWDAAAADKGGWSSFMAKEISEEPEAVANTIRGRIHEGQVEIPELDGLDELFAGINRVIIVACGTAAYAGQVGKYAIEQWARIPVDVELAHEFRYRDPVIGDDTLVVSISQSGETMDTLMAVKYAHERGAKTLSICNTQGATIPRESDAIVYTHAGPEVAVASTKAFVAQITALYLLGLHVGRVRGTLSAVEAEQHVRELESIPAKIRRIIDEEQGRIEQLAHWMADTRSVLFLGRHVGFPIAMEGALKLKELAYIHAEGFAAGELKHGPIALIEAGQPVFVIVPSPRESAELHKKVVSNIEEIRARGARVIAIAEEGDAAVLPHADEVLRIPLAGPLFEPLLAVIPLHIYAMALSMAKGLDVDQPRNLAKSVTVE, encoded by the coding sequence ATGTGCGGAATCGTCGGATACGTGGGTCCTCGTCCCAGTGAGCCCATCCTCGTGGCGGGACTCGCCCGGCTGGAATACCGCGGATACGACTCCGCCGGCGTCGCCGTCATCGACCACGACGGCGGCCTCGGCATGCGCAAGCGCGCGGGCAAGCTCAAGGTGCTGCGCGACGACCTCGCCGCCCATCCGCTCCCCGCGGGGACGACCGGCATCGGCCACACGCGGTGGGCCACGCACGGCGGCCCGACCGACGGCAATGCGCACCCGCACCTCGCCGACGACGACAAGCTGGCGCTGATCCACAACGGCATCATCGAGAACTTCGCCGAGATCAAAGCCGAGCTGCTCTCCGAGGGCTACACCTTCCGCAGCGAGACCGACACCGAGGCCGCGGCCATCCTGCTCGGTCGCGAGTACCACGCCGCCGACGGCGACCTGCAGGCCGCATTCCGCGCGGTCGTCGTGCGCCTCGAGGGCGCCTTCACCCTGCTCGCCATGCACCAGGACCACCCCGGCCTCGTCGTGGGCGCCCGCCGCAACTCGCCGCTGGTGATCGGCCTCGGCGAGGGCGAGAACTTCCTCGGCTCCGATGTCGCGGCGTTCGTCGAGCACACGCGCAACGCCCTCGCCATCGGCCAGGACCAGATCGTCGCGATCACCCCCGAGGGCGTCACCGTCACCGATTTCGACGGCAACGACGTCGAGGTCGAGCCGTTCGAGGTGCTGTGGGATGCCGCGGCCGCCGACAAGGGCGGATGGTCGAGCTTCATGGCCAAGGAGATCAGCGAGGAGCCCGAGGCCGTCGCGAACACCATCCGCGGCCGCATCCACGAGGGTCAGGTCGAGATCCCGGAGCTGGACGGTCTCGACGAGCTGTTCGCCGGCATCAACCGCGTCATCATCGTCGCCTGCGGCACCGCCGCGTACGCCGGCCAGGTCGGCAAGTACGCGATCGAGCAGTGGGCGCGCATCCCGGTCGACGTCGAGCTCGCGCACGAGTTCCGCTACCGCGACCCGGTGATCGGCGACGACACGCTCGTCGTGTCGATCAGCCAGTCGGGCGAGACGATGGACACGCTCATGGCCGTCAAGTACGCCCACGAGCGCGGCGCGAAGACCCTCTCGATCTGCAACACCCAGGGCGCCACGATCCCGCGCGAGTCCGACGCGATCGTCTACACGCACGCCGGCCCCGAGGTCGCCGTCGCCTCCACCAAGGCATTCGTCGCGCAGATCACCGCGCTGTACCTCCTCGGCCTGCACGTCGGCCGGGTGCGCGGAACGCTCAGCGCCGTCGAGGCCGAGCAGCACGTCCGCGAGCTCGAGTCGATCCCGGCGAAGATCCGCCGCATCATCGACGAGGAGCAGGGACGCATCGAGCAGCTCGCGCACTGGATGGCCGACACCCGCTCGGTGCTCTTCCTCGGACGCCACGTCGGGTTCCCCATCGCGATGGAGGGGGCTCTCAAGCTCAAGGAGCTGGCCTACATCCACGCGGAGGGCTTCGCCGCCGGCGAGCTCAAGCACGGACCGATCGCGCTGATCGAGGCCGGACAGCCCGTCTTCGTCATCGTGCCGTCTCCGCGCGAGTCCGCCGAGCTGCACAAGAAGGTCGTCTCGAACATCGAGGAGATCCGGGCCCGCGGCGCCCGCGTCATCGCCATCGCCGAGGAGGGCGACGCCGCCGTGCTGCCGCACGCCGACGAGGTGCTGCGCATCCCGCTCGCCGGACCCCTCTTCGAGCCGCTGCTGGCCGTCATCCCCCTGCACATCTACGCCATGGCGCTGTCGATGGCGAAGGGTCTCGACGTCGACCAGCCGCGCAACCTCGCGAAGTCCGTCACCGTCGAGTAG
- a CDS encoding holo-ACP synthase, with product MIVGIGVDLVDIPRFERSLERTPRLLERLFTSGERVLAPRSLAARYAAKEALIKALGGSDGVHWTEIEITPEPSGRPWFTLTGSTAEVVAARGITSLHLSMSHDAGLATAYVVAESESEPQTTDAAAAGPAGEQVAA from the coding sequence ATGATCGTCGGCATCGGCGTCGACCTGGTCGACATCCCGCGGTTCGAGCGCTCCCTCGAGCGCACGCCGCGGCTGCTCGAGCGCCTCTTCACGTCGGGCGAGCGCGTGCTCGCCCCGCGGTCGCTCGCCGCGCGGTACGCCGCCAAGGAGGCGCTCATCAAGGCGCTCGGCGGCTCGGACGGCGTGCACTGGACCGAGATCGAGATCACCCCCGAGCCGTCCGGTCGCCCCTGGTTCACCTTGACCGGCTCCACCGCCGAAGTCGTGGCCGCCCGCGGCATCACGTCCCTCCACCTGTCGATGTCGCACGATGCGGGGCTCGCGACCGCCTACGTCGTCGCGGAGTCGGAGTCGGAGCCGCAGACGACGGATGCCGCGGCCGCCGGTCCGGCCGGCGAGCAGGTCGCCGCGTGA
- the alr gene encoding alanine racemase, with product MSRLPVGSMREATIDVGAITANVRHLRRLTESEVIAVVKADGYGHGALRSAVAAVDGGASRIGVADVGEALLLRKGGIRAPIVAWLHAPGMSFLEAAAGHIELGISSFDQLLAAAAAASADRPVGVHLKIETGLGRNGIAPEDFARVCAEAARLERIGKLRVIGIFSHLSNTSRDEDLAQLRAFQDGLGVAAAAGLAPQLRHLAATHAAIELPETRLGCVRLGIGIYGLSPIAGRSSADLGLRPAMTLRAAVAAVRRVGPGHGVSYGFDHRTERETTLALVPLGYADGVPRQASGAGPVSIRGQRFRVAGRVAMDQVVIDVGDVPVAVGDEAVLFGDPTLGVPSATDWADAAATINYEIVTRIGPRVTRRQVSA from the coding sequence GTGAGCCGGCTGCCGGTGGGCTCGATGCGCGAGGCCACGATCGACGTCGGCGCGATCACCGCGAACGTGCGGCACCTGCGGCGTCTGACGGAGTCCGAGGTCATCGCCGTCGTCAAGGCCGACGGCTACGGCCACGGCGCCCTGCGCTCGGCGGTGGCCGCCGTCGACGGCGGTGCGTCGCGCATCGGCGTCGCGGACGTCGGCGAGGCTTTGCTGCTGCGCAAGGGCGGCATCCGCGCGCCCATCGTGGCGTGGCTGCACGCGCCGGGCATGTCCTTCCTCGAGGCGGCCGCGGGCCACATCGAGCTCGGCATCTCCTCATTCGACCAGCTGCTGGCGGCGGCGGCCGCGGCATCCGCCGATCGCCCCGTCGGCGTGCACCTGAAGATCGAGACCGGCCTCGGCCGCAACGGCATCGCACCCGAGGACTTCGCACGGGTCTGCGCCGAAGCCGCACGGCTCGAGCGCATCGGCAAGCTCCGGGTGATCGGGATCTTCAGCCACCTCTCCAACACGAGCCGCGACGAGGATCTCGCGCAGCTGCGGGCGTTCCAGGACGGCCTCGGAGTCGCCGCCGCCGCAGGACTCGCGCCGCAGCTGCGCCACCTCGCGGCGACCCACGCCGCGATCGAGCTCCCCGAGACGCGGCTCGGCTGCGTCAGGCTCGGCATCGGCATCTACGGACTGTCGCCGATCGCCGGACGCTCCTCGGCCGACCTCGGGCTCCGCCCCGCGATGACGCTCCGCGCGGCGGTCGCCGCCGTCCGTCGCGTCGGCCCCGGGCACGGCGTCTCGTACGGCTTCGACCACCGCACCGAGCGCGAGACGACGCTCGCCCTCGTCCCCCTCGGCTACGCCGACGGCGTGCCGCGGCAGGCGTCCGGCGCCGGGCCCGTCTCGATTCGCGGTCAGCGTTTCCGGGTCGCCGGTCGCGTCGCCATGGATCAGGTCGTCATCGACGTCGGCGACGTCCCCGTCGCGGTGGGCGATGAGGCCGTGCTGTTCGGCGACCCCACCCTCGGCGTGCCGTCGGCGACCGACTGGGCGGATGCCGCGGCCACGATCAACTACGAGATCGTCACGCGCATCGGACCGCGCGTCACCCGGCGGCAGGTGTCGGCGTGA